In Alteromonas naphthalenivorans, one DNA window encodes the following:
- a CDS encoding multiheme c-type cytochrome, translating to MGIPDKHKQEISLLHGFIALFLILVVSGFTSYALNLSWGWLRQALALVHLFAGYVIGAIFFFYSYKHFKRTVGFRRTGSIILGVILFLAICYLALTGVLISFTGVLKKQAWLLDSHIVCAILTLFLLVVHLIWHYITFPRNRRSSVPSGFITLSNKIIKPILVVVGVACAITITLLTGNYLIQNNYPNNTVDDYLYAYGDGPFLPSLTMTESGTFVQRRYIAESAQCIECHKGIGEQWMASTHRHAADDPTYVRNVNLLTESKGIAPTRYCEGCHAPVALLTGQLTPGGSHGGKLGTVANKEGISCMSCHGVSHLTSSEGVASFHFSPRESYLFANVDVWPLNFLHQQALKLVPQRHAKDLLSPLLQESQFCSSCHIQFMDKSMNNWGWVKMQDEFLAWSNSKFNSPKELRFSHPQNKQCQDCHMPMIKADDIAADGAGQVRSHYFVGANVMLAKHFGNETLFEMTKEFLQQDKIQLSIEPPEDEQAKQSALYLKAELRNQHKYPVAMYRGEHKKIKVLLTNQGVGHSFPGGTIDLNEAWIDFKVYDGQQRLVTSSGQLQTDGSLGADTVVYKEIAIDRHGKEVWRHDLFNMVGRSYVNVIPAGSTDVVEFDLIVPDWATSPLTISATLKFRKLNQKYLDWVNLKQSVDTNPIIDIARDSVSVKVLKAPASQ from the coding sequence GTGGGAATACCAGACAAACATAAACAGGAAATTTCTCTATTACACGGCTTTATTGCCCTTTTCTTAATTCTCGTTGTTAGTGGTTTTACTTCTTATGCGCTGAACCTAAGTTGGGGATGGCTTCGTCAGGCGCTAGCCCTTGTGCACCTGTTTGCAGGTTATGTAATTGGTGCCATTTTCTTTTTTTACTCCTATAAGCATTTTAAACGAACGGTGGGTTTTCGACGGACTGGCTCGATCATTCTTGGCGTGATTTTATTTCTTGCAATCTGCTATCTCGCGCTAACAGGTGTTCTGATCAGTTTTACCGGAGTATTAAAAAAACAAGCTTGGTTGCTCGACAGCCACATAGTGTGTGCAATCCTAACGCTTTTCCTGTTAGTCGTTCATTTAATTTGGCATTACATAACATTCCCAAGAAACAGACGTTCAAGCGTTCCGTCTGGGTTTATTACGCTTTCTAATAAAATAATCAAACCTATTTTAGTTGTAGTAGGGGTTGCATGTGCTATCACCATTACCCTGTTGACTGGAAACTACTTAATCCAAAATAACTACCCAAATAATACGGTGGACGATTATCTTTATGCTTATGGCGACGGTCCTTTTTTGCCCAGCTTAACTATGACCGAGAGTGGTACTTTTGTACAACGAAGGTATATTGCAGAATCTGCACAATGTATTGAATGCCATAAAGGGATAGGTGAGCAATGGATGGCTTCTACGCACAGACATGCGGCGGATGACCCTACATACGTACGAAACGTGAATTTGCTGACGGAATCTAAGGGCATTGCACCAACCCGATATTGTGAGGGGTGTCACGCACCAGTGGCTTTGTTAACTGGACAGTTAACACCGGGGGGGAGCCATGGAGGTAAACTAGGTACTGTTGCAAACAAAGAAGGGATCAGCTGCATGTCATGTCATGGCGTGAGTCACTTAACTAGCTCAGAAGGGGTGGCAAGTTTTCACTTTTCCCCCAGAGAATCATATCTGTTTGCCAATGTGGATGTATGGCCTCTTAATTTTTTACATCAACAGGCGCTAAAGTTGGTTCCACAGCGTCATGCGAAGGATCTCTTATCACCGCTGCTGCAAGAGTCGCAATTTTGCAGTTCATGTCATATCCAGTTTATGGATAAATCCATGAATAACTGGGGCTGGGTAAAAATGCAGGATGAATTTCTAGCCTGGTCAAACAGTAAGTTTAATTCGCCTAAAGAGCTGAGGTTTTCTCATCCACAAAACAAACAATGCCAAGACTGCCACATGCCGATGATAAAGGCTGACGACATCGCAGCCGATGGCGCAGGGCAAGTACGTTCTCACTACTTTGTCGGTGCCAACGTAATGTTGGCGAAACATTTCGGTAACGAAACATTATTTGAAATGACCAAAGAATTTCTGCAGCAAGACAAAATTCAGTTGTCGATTGAGCCTCCCGAAGATGAGCAGGCCAAACAAAGCGCACTGTACCTTAAAGCTGAGCTGAGAAACCAGCACAAATATCCGGTTGCGATGTATCGGGGAGAGCACAAAAAAATCAAAGTGTTATTGACGAATCAAGGCGTTGGGCATAGTTTTCCCGGTGGCACCATAGACTTAAATGAAGCTTGGATTGACTTTAAGGTATATGACGGACAGCAACGTCTTGTCACCTCCAGTGGTCAGTTGCAAACAGACGGGTCCTTGGGGGCAGACACGGTTGTTTACAAAGAAATCGCAATCGACAGACACGGTAAAGAAGTATGGCGTCACGACTTGTTCAATATGGTTGGGCGAAGTTATGTTAATGTGATCCCTGCGGGGTCTACTGACGTCGTAGAATTTGATCTCATAGTGCCAGACTGGGCCACATCACCACTTACTATTTCAGCCACACTTAAGTTTCGCAAACTCAACCAGAAGTATTTAGATTGGGTTAATCTAAAACAATCAGTTGATACGAATCCAATTATAGATATTGCACGAGACAGTGTCAGCGTAAAAGTGCTCAAAGCACCAGCGAGTCAGTAG
- a CDS encoding CRTAC1 family protein, with protein sequence MKKALLNIKVLPTFGLISVICLSLNLIFDFTFSTTSKSVNPINFQTEQTPVQFVESAFVKGIMFKHIQRTEKLSGIKDAMGSGVCVIDFNQDGYEDVFVVGGEGVTRRYGKQHWWNNPTGSKLYQNIAGQYFTDVTTLAGEAQLPGGYGCAVGDLNDDGYPELVYGKTNELILLTNINGKTFSRSTIGEIPKPYWPLSITIWDHNLDGKQDILVANFLDYENDIKIGNQEYGYETDSQFNAENYNGLRNAILLNSGTQANTPTPLFETLQLSSYDRTLSIIPKQIIAGNKSASSGYYIANGSGSNSDFIGFGDNQSSDLFTKLLSFKKSPNVQLSSIKVSDKTALLFIPFGGGSTQLHLAGEQVNKDRAWQLFATSDKDASVQSWGAIVEDLNNDGREDFIIAKGNAEPHIDTPYVPVGNVNSGRLQIANGRFESTLFSQFPTLKRSSRGIASADFDNDGKLDYAVNNNNGALSLYMNRTDTNNNWISFTCQPINLCNLVEFTLNTESNTQLATKTLVKPQPFLSSSQRRVHFGLGQFESNVSLKVTGPDNKNIFENLALNNIYQLSLAQGKIDIISKKTRSHTDSIEAGHYNFFAYIDLPVNELIPALSQTIDPSLSSLLTFARQLNHDKFVTVKTSQARSQEVITLISWLFNQMQRFPPSQQRGELYAMLIELISKTESDLFVEHLDYLIRSLPEPQFCQLTDNLNYWFWEEEVAPLNKPVLKSQLLHRALRTPFESETICALHALSASEDPTIGASLMAFLRQDQQNQHASNALIASVIRTIGFLKYRKALAPLAQICSNVNEPVLKAECVVTLTKLDVKPGRIKSIVERTENDELVFRLHTDRLVLQNVFGPTITTESDPTKTSWVSTYLNSTLFSHFSIAHTIDIVSAATEQDKLRAISQLNRLRSEKDIERIILKMNQLGLPLSEDYSQLLLEHYPEQSWFIPYLTLQSLQSFFENQDLNQYSPAFRSAISKECRIRASLTEYCKQRFEPDMKYLRSGFSAILEDNPMALSYLMQSDSKVKKRVVINQLARAARNVHKEGLTEQSPQLTRIFEFLYLQHSYTGVSTNQVNNVWIASFIRYAQAKGYVLDSQWRQHYVLASKKTTDSLVL encoded by the coding sequence GTGAAAAAAGCTCTTCTTAATATCAAAGTACTACCTACCTTTGGATTGATAAGTGTTATCTGTTTATCACTAAATCTCATTTTTGATTTTACTTTTTCGACAACCTCCAAGTCAGTAAATCCTATCAATTTTCAAACTGAGCAAACGCCTGTTCAATTTGTAGAATCAGCCTTTGTAAAGGGCATCATGTTCAAACATATTCAGCGCACTGAAAAGCTATCCGGTATCAAAGATGCAATGGGTTCAGGTGTATGTGTCATAGATTTCAATCAAGATGGGTATGAAGATGTATTTGTTGTGGGTGGCGAAGGCGTTACTCGTCGATATGGAAAACAACATTGGTGGAACAACCCGACAGGTTCCAAGCTTTATCAGAATATCGCCGGACAGTATTTTACAGATGTCACCACCTTAGCAGGAGAAGCGCAGTTACCTGGTGGATATGGCTGTGCTGTTGGCGATTTGAATGACGATGGATATCCAGAGCTAGTTTATGGTAAAACTAACGAATTAATCTTGCTCACTAACATAAATGGCAAAACTTTTAGTCGGTCCACAATAGGTGAGATCCCAAAACCTTACTGGCCGCTATCGATCACTATTTGGGATCACAATTTAGATGGCAAGCAGGATATTCTCGTCGCCAACTTTCTAGATTATGAGAATGACATAAAGATAGGGAACCAGGAATACGGGTATGAAACCGATTCGCAATTTAATGCTGAAAACTACAATGGATTAAGAAACGCAATTCTGCTGAATAGCGGTACCCAAGCCAACACACCTACTCCTCTATTCGAAACTCTGCAACTATCAAGTTATGACCGAACTTTAAGTATTATACCCAAACAAATTATTGCCGGAAATAAGTCCGCTTCAAGCGGCTACTATATTGCAAACGGCTCAGGTTCAAATTCAGACTTTATTGGTTTTGGCGATAACCAGTCAAGTGACCTCTTTACCAAACTATTGAGTTTTAAGAAGTCCCCCAACGTTCAACTCAGTTCTATAAAGGTTTCAGATAAAACTGCATTGTTGTTCATCCCCTTTGGAGGGGGAAGCACTCAATTGCATTTGGCAGGTGAACAAGTAAACAAGGACAGAGCTTGGCAATTATTCGCAACGTCCGATAAGGACGCTTCAGTGCAATCTTGGGGAGCAATTGTTGAGGATTTAAATAATGATGGCCGTGAAGACTTCATCATAGCAAAGGGCAACGCAGAACCCCATATTGACACCCCTTATGTGCCAGTAGGAAATGTCAATTCCGGAAGACTTCAGATAGCCAATGGGCGATTTGAGTCAACTTTATTTTCCCAGTTTCCCACACTAAAACGTTCCTCCCGAGGGATCGCGTCTGCTGATTTTGACAACGATGGGAAACTTGATTACGCCGTAAACAACAATAATGGTGCGCTGTCACTGTATATGAATCGCACTGACACCAATAATAATTGGATATCTTTCACCTGTCAGCCAATAAACCTCTGTAATCTAGTAGAATTTACTTTAAACACTGAGTCAAACACGCAGTTAGCAACCAAGACATTAGTGAAGCCTCAGCCCTTTCTGTCTTCAAGCCAACGCAGGGTGCATTTCGGCCTAGGTCAATTTGAATCTAACGTATCTCTTAAAGTGACAGGACCTGATAACAAAAATATTTTTGAAAACTTAGCACTAAACAACATTTATCAGTTGAGTTTGGCACAAGGCAAGATCGACATTATCTCGAAAAAAACAAGAAGCCATACTGACTCAATTGAGGCCGGCCATTACAATTTTTTTGCGTATATAGATTTACCGGTAAATGAACTTATTCCCGCGCTATCGCAAACAATTGATCCCTCGCTTAGCTCACTGCTGACATTTGCCAGACAATTAAACCATGATAAATTTGTAACAGTGAAAACTTCGCAGGCGAGAAGTCAGGAAGTCATCACATTAATCAGTTGGTTATTTAACCAGATGCAGCGATTTCCGCCATCGCAGCAGCGTGGTGAACTTTATGCCATGCTTATTGAGTTAATCAGTAAAACCGAAAGTGATCTGTTTGTAGAACACTTGGATTATTTGATTCGTTCACTGCCAGAACCACAATTTTGCCAACTAACAGATAACCTTAATTACTGGTTCTGGGAAGAAGAGGTGGCTCCATTAAATAAGCCAGTACTGAAGTCTCAGTTATTGCACCGCGCGCTGAGAACGCCCTTCGAGTCTGAGACAATTTGTGCGCTTCATGCTTTGAGCGCGAGCGAAGACCCAACAATAGGCGCTTCGCTCATGGCATTTCTTCGCCAGGACCAACAGAATCAACACGCATCAAACGCCCTAATTGCATCCGTCATTAGAACAATTGGCTTTTTGAAGTACCGAAAAGCACTAGCCCCATTAGCGCAGATCTGTTCCAACGTTAACGAACCGGTTCTTAAAGCCGAATGCGTAGTGACGTTAACTAAACTTGACGTAAAACCTGGCAGGATAAAATCTATTGTTGAGCGGACTGAAAATGATGAATTGGTATTCAGGCTTCATACTGACAGACTTGTTTTACAAAACGTTTTTGGGCCCACAATAACGACGGAATCGGACCCAACTAAAACTTCGTGGGTCAGCACCTACCTTAATTCGACTCTGTTTAGTCATTTTTCCATCGCCCATACTATCGATATTGTCTCAGCAGCAACAGAGCAGGATAAATTGCGAGCGATAAGTCAACTCAATCGGTTGCGCTCAGAAAAGGATATTGAACGCATTATCTTAAAAATGAACCAACTCGGTCTGCCCCTATCTGAAGATTACTCACAGTTACTACTAGAGCATTATCCTGAGCAATCTTGGTTTATTCCTTACTTAACTTTGCAAAGCTTACAGTCCTTTTTCGAAAACCAAGATTTAAACCAGTACTCCCCAGCATTTCGGTCAGCTATATCAAAAGAGTGTCGTATTCGCGCTTCTTTAACAGAGTATTGTAAGCAACGCTTTGAGCCAGACATGAAGTACCTTAGAAGTGGTTTTAGTGCTATCTTGGAAGACAACCCCATGGCACTTAGTTACTTGATGCAATCCGACTCAAAGGTGAAAAAACGGGTAGTGATAAATCAACTGGCCCGTGCTGCGCGAAATGTACACAAAGAAGGGTTAACAGAACAAAGCCCACAGCTGACCAGAATTTTTGAGTTTTTGTATCTTCAGCACAGTTACACCGGTGTCTCTACTAATCAGGTAAATAATGTTTGGATTGCTAGCTTTATCCGTTACGCGCAAGCTAAAGGTTATGTACTTGATTCGCAGTGGCGCCAGCATTATGTGCTCGCATCAAAAAAAACTACTGACTCGCTGGTGCTTTGA
- a CDS encoding PEP-CTERM sorting domain-containing protein — MESSKITKACIVLLCLVQSLFFSTAALATLINNGDFSSGLNDWSDASFTGSVTENDGQAILSSGDNTDPFAAVLIQGDDGSFLFDSPIMVDPNVSMLSVDAALLSMLFDPTEQGGSAFSDTLFLAIYDAVDYTFDAVFEIPALGNVAETFLFDMSDWLGRGIAISFELADEDDGFNLSYSVDNVLFTYNNTPVPVPEPESFIMLLVGLTLLARCRKSA; from the coding sequence ATGGAAAGCAGTAAAATAACTAAAGCCTGTATTGTGCTTTTATGTCTTGTGCAATCTCTCTTTTTTAGTACGGCAGCACTTGCGACCCTAATTAATAATGGTGATTTTTCATCAGGACTGAATGACTGGAGCGACGCGAGTTTCACTGGCTCAGTGACAGAGAATGACGGTCAGGCTATTTTATCATCAGGTGATAATACTGACCCGTTTGCAGCCGTCCTAATACAAGGTGATGATGGAAGCTTCCTTTTTGATTCTCCAATCATGGTTGACCCTAATGTATCAATGTTAAGTGTCGATGCGGCGCTACTAAGTATGCTTTTTGATCCAACAGAGCAAGGCGGCTCTGCTTTCAGTGACACGCTTTTTTTGGCAATTTATGATGCGGTTGACTACACCTTTGATGCTGTGTTTGAAATTCCTGCACTTGGAAATGTAGCTGAAACCTTCTTATTTGATATGAGTGATTGGTTAGGCCGAGGAATTGCCATCTCATTTGAACTTGCCGATGAAGATGATGGTTTTAATCTTTCCTACTCAGTAGACAATGTCCTCTTTACTTACAATAACACGCCGGTGCCTGTGCCGGAACCAGAGTCCTTCATTATGTTACTCGTTGGCCTCACGCTGTTAGCTCGTTGTCGCAAGTCTGCGTAA